In the genome of Fulvivirga maritima, one region contains:
- a CDS encoding sensor histidine kinase codes for MEKREAERLFEEEVVKTHVEIKEQALKNFGWELHDNVGQILSTARMQLNLLSLKVPADLQGSLDEVGELIGASLSQIRLLSKTLNPETIKRLGLVEAIRLEMDRFNRLQFLEATFTIQGEEEELGERETVILFRIMQEYFSNVIRHAKATQLNVSLKYSKGTLTISASDNGIGFGADSLNNGTGLLNMRSRAKLIGAEYSMKSQKKEGAQMMLKYKI; via the coding sequence ATGGAGAAGCGAGAAGCTGAGAGGCTGTTTGAGGAAGAGGTGGTGAAAACACATGTGGAGATTAAGGAGCAGGCACTTAAGAATTTCGGTTGGGAGCTGCATGACAATGTAGGTCAGATATTGTCAACTGCTAGAATGCAGTTGAATTTATTAAGTTTAAAGGTGCCAGCAGATTTGCAAGGATCTTTAGATGAAGTCGGAGAGCTGATAGGAGCTAGTTTAAGTCAAATTAGACTATTATCTAAAACACTAAACCCTGAAACCATTAAAAGGCTGGGGCTGGTGGAAGCTATAAGGTTAGAGATGGATCGATTTAACCGGTTACAATTTTTGGAGGCTACGTTTACCATTCAGGGAGAGGAAGAAGAGTTAGGCGAGCGGGAGACGGTAATTTTGTTTAGAATTATGCAAGAATATTTCTCTAATGTGATTAGACATGCTAAAGCCACCCAATTAAATGTATCTTTAAAATATTCGAAAGGTACCCTTACCATTAGTGCTTCAGATAATGGAATTGGATTTGGTGCTGATAGCTTAAATAATGGCACAGGTTTATTAAATATGAGAAGCAGGGCTAAGCTGATAGGGGCTGAGTATTCTATGAAATCGCAAAAAAAAGAAGGAGCTCAGATGATGTTGAAGTATAAAATATGA
- a CDS encoding glycoside hydrolase family 53 protein yields the protein MQNRKNKFIQLLLLLCFIAVVSCDDDGLTPPDFDTPNDSIPNDSIPNDSSSFINDFYFGADLSYANQIQDHNGVYMDEGAVQSPFAIFANHGTDIVRLRLWHTPSWTQEAYGPDGEQMYNDIADVARSIEEAKQNNMQVLLDFHYSDTWADPGAQEVPAAWADITDINVLADSVYNYTLNALNYLSERGLAPEMVQVGNEINCGMLYGVESDEFPTARSCDDEWINLGIILNSAIKGVREALPTNTPSIALHVANPINIDYFAENIINKSKVTDFEIIGFSYYPLWHSEIAPNGISEVVSAAKSKFNKELIMLETAYPWTDKYNDNYDNQLGGTPLAGYPFTEQGQYDLMVKLTQEMKDGGGIGIIYWEPAWISSDMKDLWGTGSSWENATFFGFDGNVNQGITYMEADYN from the coding sequence ATGCAGAACAGAAAAAATAAATTTATACAATTATTACTACTGCTATGTTTCATAGCAGTAGTAAGCTGTGATGATGATGGCCTTACACCTCCTGATTTTGACACTCCTAATGATAGTATCCCTAATGATAGTATCCCTAATGATAGTTCTTCATTTATAAACGATTTCTACTTTGGGGCTGATTTGTCATATGCTAATCAAATTCAGGATCATAATGGCGTTTATATGGATGAAGGTGCAGTTCAGAGTCCCTTCGCCATTTTTGCTAACCATGGTACTGATATTGTTAGACTAAGGTTGTGGCATACACCAAGTTGGACTCAAGAAGCTTATGGCCCTGATGGTGAGCAAATGTATAACGATATAGCCGATGTAGCTCGTTCTATTGAAGAAGCTAAGCAAAATAATATGCAAGTGCTTTTAGATTTCCATTATTCAGACACTTGGGCTGATCCAGGCGCACAAGAAGTTCCTGCAGCATGGGCAGATATCACTGATATTAATGTTTTAGCAGATTCAGTTTACAATTATACATTAAACGCACTTAACTACTTATCAGAAAGAGGTTTAGCTCCAGAAATGGTACAGGTAGGCAATGAAATTAACTGTGGAATGCTCTATGGTGTAGAATCTGATGAATTCCCTACGGCTCGCAGTTGTGATGATGAATGGATTAATCTGGGAATCATACTAAATTCGGCCATTAAAGGAGTCAGAGAGGCTTTACCTACTAATACGCCTAGTATAGCTCTTCATGTAGCTAACCCGATAAACATTGATTATTTCGCAGAAAATATAATTAATAAATCGAAAGTCACTGACTTCGAGATTATAGGTTTTTCTTACTATCCGTTATGGCATTCAGAAATTGCCCCTAACGGCATTAGCGAAGTAGTAAGTGCGGCTAAGTCAAAGTTTAACAAAGAGCTTATCATGTTAGAAACCGCCTATCCTTGGACTGATAAGTATAATGATAATTATGATAACCAATTAGGAGGAACTCCATTAGCAGGTTATCCATTCACAGAACAAGGACAGTATGACTTAATGGTTAAACTAACTCAGGAGATGAAAGACGGTGGAGGAATAGGTATTATTTACTGGGAACCAGCATGGATCAGTTCTGATATGAAAGACTTATGGGGAACAGGTTCTTCATGGGAAAATGCTACTTTCTTCGGTTTTGATGGTAATGTAAATCAAGGCATTACTTATATGGAAGCTGACTATAACTAA
- a CDS encoding TVP38/TMEM64 family protein: MPDQENASVKKSKLPLIISIGLVVAMVLSYFLIPDVKQFCQEAWDVLLSEDEERTSEWVSQFGAFGPVVIILAMIIQMFLIVIPSALLMVVSVLAYGPWWGSLIILAAVFCASSVGYAIGAYLGPPVVQKILGKKSEKKVESFLDQYGFWAVIVTRLSPFLSNDAISFVGGMLRVGYWKFIGATLIGITPLTIFIAYLGKNTDRLKSGMIWASVVSLVLFVLYVWWDKKRKKK; the protein is encoded by the coding sequence ATGCCTGATCAAGAAAATGCATCTGTAAAAAAGAGTAAACTACCTCTTATAATATCCATTGGCCTCGTAGTGGCAATGGTATTAAGTTATTTTCTCATACCGGATGTGAAACAATTCTGTCAGGAGGCCTGGGATGTCCTCCTGAGCGAGGATGAAGAAAGAACCAGCGAGTGGGTTAGCCAGTTTGGAGCCTTTGGGCCAGTGGTTATTATACTTGCCATGATCATTCAGATGTTCTTAATAGTAATCCCTTCAGCATTGCTCATGGTGGTGTCTGTATTGGCTTATGGCCCTTGGTGGGGTAGCCTTATTATTTTGGCTGCTGTTTTTTGTGCTTCTAGCGTGGGTTACGCTATTGGTGCTTATCTAGGGCCACCAGTGGTGCAGAAAATTTTAGGAAAAAAGTCTGAGAAGAAAGTAGAGTCTTTTCTTGATCAATATGGTTTTTGGGCCGTAATAGTCACTCGGCTTAGCCCATTTTTGTCAAACGATGCCATCAGTTTCGTAGGTGGTATGCTCAGAGTTGGTTATTGGAAATTTATAGGAGCTACGCTCATCGGCATAACTCCTCTCACTATATTTATTGCCTATCTTGGTAAAAATACTGATCGTTTAAAAAGCGGAATGATCTGGGCTTCTGTGGTAAGCCTAGTGCTATTTGTACTCTATGTATGGTGGGATAAAAAAAGGAAGAAAAAGTAG
- a CDS encoding FecR family protein, translating into MQGEKKSIENYLLNREFKKWVLNPDPNNQIFWKKWIETHPEELSNIHKARQILLSSQHKEAETISEEEKDEVLSAILRHQNSPVKRKNYWPFGIAASIILAISAVIFLFPKKKVKEKKVTNVISQVIKSNPAGQKSKITLPDGTKVWLNSDSKIEYPSEFGRERLVDLEGEAFFEVRKDTKKPFRVNSGGIITTAVGTSFNINAFKENANVEVKLVTGKVEVKNHSTSSATDSALYITPGEQITYNKSKRSIKKSKFDLATSLLWKEGIISFSQDNFETIKNTLERWYGVNIQVKNLNRKISYTGEFNNQSLEKVLERMAFTERFTFKINKNHVELKFE; encoded by the coding sequence ATGCAAGGGGAGAAAAAAAGTATAGAGAACTATTTACTTAATCGAGAGTTTAAAAAATGGGTACTTAATCCAGACCCTAACAATCAGATATTTTGGAAAAAATGGATAGAAACTCACCCTGAAGAGCTATCTAACATTCACAAAGCGCGTCAGATTCTACTTTCCTCTCAGCATAAAGAAGCAGAAACCATTTCTGAAGAAGAAAAAGATGAGGTTCTGTCAGCTATTCTTAGACACCAAAACTCCCCTGTTAAAAGAAAAAATTACTGGCCTTTTGGTATCGCGGCTTCTATCATCTTAGCCATTTCAGCTGTAATCTTCCTCTTCCCAAAAAAGAAAGTAAAAGAAAAAAAGGTTACAAATGTAATATCCCAAGTAATAAAGAGTAACCCTGCAGGACAGAAGTCAAAAATAACTCTTCCTGATGGGACTAAAGTATGGCTCAATAGTGACAGTAAAATTGAGTATCCATCAGAATTTGGGAGAGAAAGATTGGTAGATCTTGAAGGAGAAGCCTTTTTTGAAGTGAGAAAAGACACGAAGAAACCATTTAGAGTTAATTCTGGAGGAATCATCACCACAGCTGTGGGCACCAGTTTTAATATCAATGCATTTAAAGAGAATGCTAATGTAGAGGTAAAACTGGTAACAGGTAAAGTAGAGGTTAAAAACCACTCTACTTCCAGCGCAACAGACTCTGCGCTCTACATTACCCCTGGTGAACAAATCACCTACAACAAATCAAAACGCAGCATAAAGAAATCAAAATTTGACCTTGCTACTTCCCTATTATGGAAAGAAGGAATCATTTCTTTCTCTCAAGACAACTTTGAGACCATTAAAAATACATTGGAAAGGTGGTATGGGGTAAATATCCAGGTTAAAAACCTGAATAGAAAAATATCATATACAGGTGAGTTTAATAATCAAAGCCTGGAAAAAGTACTTGAAAGAATGGCATTTACTGAACGCTTCACTTTCAAAATCAATAAAAATCATGTGGAACTAAAATTTGAATAG
- a CDS encoding RagB/SusD family nutrient uptake outer membrane protein produces the protein MKKLNINRLFLVGILSLLALSCGDLDLKPENQITSDVVYDDFGNYKNVLAKLYGGYALTGQQGNQGGDPDIIGLDEGFSDYLRLYYNLQELSTDEAVISWNDGSLPDIVTVEWIANNEFIGAMFSRIYFQVALANEFIREMSDENLDSRGLTEAQKTEARIFRAEARFIRALSYWHALDMFGDIALVKEEDGVGSYFPERVERITLFEYIESELLAIQNELIDARQNEYGRADKAAAWTLLTKLYLNAQVYTGVERNSEAITYASHVIDAGYTLDPNYDHLFLADNNSAEGIIFSINYDGTNTQTNGGTKYLILGSIIGSMNQADYGMSERWPGLRTTKNIVNLFDDITGATDSRAMFHADGQTLEINDFTQPTQGYPVTKFKNITSTGEPGSNMANSFPDTDFPMFRLADVYLMYAEAVLRGGTGGSTATALEYINALRERAYGDESGNISAEDLTLDFILDERARELCYEMHRRTDLIRFGKFSNSDYVWPWKGGVQEGRPVDSRFDLFPIPTAAILANPNLKQHDGY, from the coding sequence ATGAAAAAATTAAATATTAATAGATTATTTCTGGTTGGCATTTTGTCATTACTAGCACTATCCTGCGGTGATCTAGATCTTAAACCAGAAAATCAAATCACCTCCGATGTAGTATATGACGATTTTGGTAACTATAAAAATGTTTTAGCCAAATTGTATGGAGGTTATGCCTTAACAGGGCAGCAAGGTAATCAAGGAGGAGATCCTGACATCATAGGGCTTGATGAAGGCTTCTCTGACTACTTAAGACTATATTACAATTTACAAGAGTTATCAACAGATGAAGCTGTAATAAGTTGGAATGATGGCTCTTTACCGGATATAGTAACTGTTGAATGGATTGCTAACAACGAATTTATTGGCGCGATGTTTAGTCGTATCTATTTTCAAGTAGCATTAGCTAATGAATTTATTAGAGAAATGTCTGATGAAAATTTAGACAGTAGAGGATTAACAGAAGCTCAAAAAACTGAAGCTCGTATTTTCAGAGCAGAGGCTCGTTTTATAAGAGCTTTGAGTTACTGGCATGCACTAGATATGTTTGGTGATATTGCTCTTGTTAAAGAAGAAGACGGTGTAGGTAGCTACTTCCCAGAACGAGTAGAACGTATTACTCTATTTGAATATATTGAATCAGAGTTGCTAGCTATCCAGAATGAATTAATAGATGCTAGACAAAATGAATATGGTAGAGCTGATAAAGCTGCAGCATGGACTTTACTCACCAAATTATACCTTAATGCACAGGTGTATACCGGAGTAGAAAGAAACTCTGAAGCCATCACTTATGCCTCTCATGTGATTGATGCAGGCTATACCCTTGATCCCAACTATGATCACTTGTTTTTAGCTGATAATAACAGTGCTGAAGGCATTATTTTCTCTATTAATTATGATGGTACAAATACTCAAACCAATGGAGGAACGAAATACCTTATTTTAGGTTCTATTATAGGTAGCATGAACCAGGCAGACTATGGTATGTCAGAGAGATGGCCAGGGTTGAGAACAACCAAAAATATTGTAAATCTATTTGATGATATCACTGGAGCTACAGATTCAAGAGCTATGTTTCATGCTGATGGACAGACCCTTGAAATAAATGATTTTACTCAACCTACTCAAGGTTATCCTGTCACAAAATTTAAAAACATAACTTCTACAGGAGAGCCTGGGTCAAATATGGCAAACAGCTTCCCAGATACAGACTTTCCAATGTTCAGACTAGCCGATGTTTACCTCATGTACGCCGAAGCAGTTCTGAGAGGTGGTACTGGAGGTAGTACTGCTACTGCCCTTGAGTATATTAATGCACTAAGAGAAAGAGCTTATGGAGACGAATCTGGCAACATTTCAGCAGAAGATCTTACATTAGATTTCATCCTTGATGAAAGAGCGCGTGAACTTTGTTATGAAATGCATAGAAGAACTGACCTCATTAGATTTGGTAAATTCTCTAATAGTGATTACGTATGGCCTTGGAAGGGAGGAGTTCAAGAAGGTAGGCCAGTAGATTCACGTTTTGATTTATTCCCAATACCGACAGCAGCAATTTTAGCAAACCCTAATCTTAAGCAACATGATGGGTATTAG
- a CDS encoding SusC/RagA family TonB-linked outer membrane protein, whose product MKYKVLKKIIMLSRWCLYIFVMHTLFFSFASAESNSQQLSIDEIKVSIKLKDALIKEVFSQIENQSGFKFAYESSDLPTDIKFNFDGDQQTIAAILKKVGQSASLNFRRVNNQIDVAKSMVPNIPLVEEVMAAQTVTGRVTDEEGSPLPGVNILIKGTTQGTITDFEGNFSIQVPDENSVLIFSFIGYIKEEVTVQNQTNLNIMLMPDVTSLTEVVVIGYGTQEKSDVTGSVASISEKDFNPGQVTTPDQLISGKVAGVQITSNGGAPGAGSTIRIRGGSSLNASNDPLIVIDGVPLDNNDVAGSSNPLSFINPNDIESVNVLKDASATAIYGSRASNGVLIINTKKGKSGQDFRVNFSTLTSVSTVPRKVDVLSADEFREVVAEYAPDQLGLLGNANTDWQDEIFKDAISSDNNLSVSGSLKDLPYRVSVGYLNQDGVVKTSNLERTTAAITLTPYLLDDALKITFNVKGIYSKNRFADQGAISSAISYDPTQPVFAPNEFGNYFQWANDNGSPITQTSYNPISLLAQSDNVGEAKRSIGNIQFDYSLPFLDGLSANLNLGYDISTSEGSNTIPAEAAFVYNQGGSYSRYGQDKSNYLADFYLNYKRELESINSNIDFTAGYSYQDFKIDNYTYDEINAEGDVVSPAGIPMNPKYRLKSYFGRLNYGFMDKYLLTATVRADGSSRFSEDNRWGIFPSLAFAWKLKSESFLKDSKVISDMKLRVGYGITGQQDFGDYFPYLPRYTYSNESAQYEFGGQFYTTLRPEAYDNNIKWEETTTYNAGIDYGFWNDKLSGSLDFYYKKTDDLLAIITVAAGSNLTNRLFTNVGSIENKGVELALNYNAITTNKFEWDLGINATYNTTEIVNLSKTSDENSEGIPVGNFSNGNTVQIHTVGSQPFAFYVYQQVYDENGKPMEDVYVDRNNDNVINSDDLYRYKSPAPKFYFGFNSTLSYDKWTLSFLLSGSVGNYVYNNINSGNATYRNLNYANYITNLTDNIKETNFRSINETNRRLSDYYVENASFLRMSNMSLSYDVGRLWNEKIGLRLGANAQNLFLITDYSGLDPEISGGIDNNIYPRPRIYSLSVNVDF is encoded by the coding sequence ATGAAATATAAAGTACTTAAGAAAATTATTATGCTATCAAGGTGGTGTTTATACATTTTTGTAATGCATACATTGTTTTTTTCATTCGCTTCTGCTGAAAGTAATTCACAACAGTTAAGCATTGATGAAATCAAGGTATCAATTAAGCTAAAAGACGCTCTTATTAAAGAAGTTTTTAGCCAAATTGAGAATCAATCGGGATTCAAATTCGCCTACGAGTCGAGCGATTTACCCACTGATATCAAGTTTAATTTTGATGGCGATCAACAAACGATTGCTGCAATCCTGAAAAAAGTAGGCCAATCAGCCTCTTTAAATTTTCGTCGTGTTAACAACCAAATAGATGTAGCTAAATCTATGGTGCCTAATATTCCTCTTGTAGAAGAAGTAATGGCAGCACAAACCGTTACAGGTAGAGTTACAGACGAAGAAGGTAGCCCACTACCCGGTGTAAACATCCTTATTAAAGGTACTACACAAGGTACAATTACTGATTTTGAAGGTAACTTCTCTATACAGGTTCCTGATGAGAACAGTGTTCTAATCTTCTCTTTCATTGGCTATATAAAGGAAGAAGTAACTGTTCAAAATCAGACTAACCTTAATATAATGCTTATGCCTGATGTTACGTCACTTACTGAAGTGGTAGTAATTGGTTATGGAACTCAAGAGAAAAGCGATGTAACAGGTTCTGTTGCCAGTATTTCCGAAAAGGATTTCAACCCAGGACAAGTTACCACACCAGATCAATTGATCTCAGGAAAAGTAGCTGGGGTACAGATCACTTCTAACGGTGGAGCTCCTGGTGCAGGTAGTACTATCAGAATTAGAGGAGGTTCTTCACTAAATGCTAGTAATGATCCTCTTATTGTAATAGACGGTGTGCCTTTGGATAATAATGATGTAGCAGGGTCATCAAATCCTTTAAGCTTTATTAACCCAAATGATATTGAATCAGTAAACGTACTTAAAGATGCTTCTGCAACTGCTATTTATGGTTCAAGAGCTTCTAATGGTGTTTTGATTATCAATACTAAAAAAGGTAAATCTGGCCAGGACTTCAGAGTAAACTTCAGTACACTTACCTCAGTATCTACCGTTCCTAGAAAAGTAGATGTACTTTCTGCTGATGAATTTAGAGAAGTAGTAGCTGAATATGCTCCAGATCAATTAGGCCTTTTAGGAAATGCTAATACTGACTGGCAAGATGAAATCTTTAAAGATGCAATCAGTTCAGATAATAACTTAAGTGTATCAGGATCTTTAAAAGATCTTCCTTACCGTGTTTCTGTAGGTTACTTAAATCAGGACGGTGTAGTAAAAACGTCTAATCTGGAAAGAACTACAGCTGCTATTACCCTTACTCCTTACTTGTTAGATGATGCGTTAAAAATCACTTTTAATGTAAAGGGAATTTATTCTAAAAACAGATTTGCAGATCAAGGAGCTATTAGCAGTGCGATATCTTATGACCCTACTCAGCCAGTTTTCGCTCCTAATGAGTTTGGCAATTATTTTCAATGGGCAAACGACAATGGCTCACCTATTACGCAAACGTCATATAATCCTATAAGTTTATTGGCTCAAAGTGATAATGTAGGTGAAGCCAAAAGAAGTATAGGTAATATTCAATTTGATTATTCACTTCCTTTTCTAGATGGCTTAAGTGCTAATCTGAATTTAGGTTATGATATATCTACTAGTGAAGGCTCTAATACTATCCCGGCAGAAGCCGCATTTGTTTACAACCAAGGTGGCAGTTATTCAAGGTATGGTCAAGATAAATCAAACTATTTGGCCGATTTCTACCTGAATTATAAAAGGGAATTAGAGTCTATCAATAGTAACATCGATTTCACTGCAGGTTATTCATATCAGGATTTTAAAATAGATAACTATACTTATGATGAGATAAACGCTGAAGGAGATGTAGTTTCACCAGCAGGCATTCCTATGAATCCCAAATATAGACTTAAATCATACTTTGGAAGATTGAACTATGGTTTCATGGATAAGTACCTGCTTACCGCTACTGTAAGAGCGGATGGTTCTTCCCGCTTTAGTGAGGACAACAGATGGGGTATATTCCCTTCATTAGCCTTTGCCTGGAAATTGAAGAGCGAATCTTTCCTTAAAGATTCTAAAGTGATTTCTGATATGAAATTGCGTGTAGGTTATGGTATCACAGGTCAGCAAGATTTTGGAGACTATTTCCCTTACTTACCAAGATATACTTATAGTAACGAAAGTGCGCAGTACGAATTTGGAGGTCAATTCTACACTACTCTTAGGCCAGAAGCTTATGATAATAATATCAAATGGGAAGAAACTACTACCTACAATGCAGGTATTGATTATGGATTCTGGAATGACAAATTATCCGGTAGTTTAGATTTCTATTACAAGAAAACAGATGACCTATTAGCGATAATTACGGTGGCTGCGGGCTCTAACCTTACTAACAGGCTATTTACCAATGTTGGAAGCATCGAAAATAAAGGAGTTGAATTAGCATTGAACTACAATGCTATTACAACCAATAAATTTGAATGGGATTTAGGCATTAATGCTACTTACAACACAACAGAAATCGTTAATCTGAGTAAAACAAGTGACGAAAACTCTGAAGGAATACCTGTAGGAAACTTCAGTAATGGTAATACGGTACAAATACATACTGTAGGCAGCCAACCTTTCGCATTCTATGTATACCAACAGGTATATGATGAAAATGGGAAACCAATGGAAGATGTTTATGTAGATAGGAATAATGATAACGTCATAAATAGTGATGACCTGTATCGATATAAGTCACCTGCTCCCAAGTTCTACTTTGGATTTAACAGTACACTATCATATGATAAATGGACATTGAGTTTTCTTCTCAGTGGAAGCGTTGGAAACTATGTTTATAATAACATAAATTCCGGTAACGCTACATATAGAAACCTCAATTATGCAAATTATATAACCAATCTCACAGATAACATTAAAGAAACTAACTTCAGAAGCATAAATGAAACCAATAGGAGGCTATCTGATTATTACGTAGAAAATGCTTCTTTCTTAAGAATGTCAAACATGAGCCTGTCTTATGATGTGGGCAGATTGTGGAATGAAAAAATTGGTTTGAGGCTGGGTGCTAATGCTCAAAATTTATTCCTCATCACTGATTATAGCGGTCTTGATCCTGAAATATCAGGTGGTATAGATAACAATATTTATCCAAGACCAAGAATTTACTCTCTCAGTGTAAATGTGGACTTTTAA
- a CDS encoding response regulator transcription factor, translated as MKYKVVVVDDHILFAQALENLVNNFEEFHVLYHAKNGQEFLQNLEQSEHPHIALMDINMPVLNGIETMKVLNKDYPDIKVLALSMDNDEHTIIKMLKAGAKGYLLKDIHPTAFHSALKTVIKKGFYYSDEVANTVMTSMHKPENDEIQLKEREIEFLKLVCTEKTYKEIASEMCLSPKTIDGYREALFEKLHVKSRIGLVLYAIKHHLYKI; from the coding sequence ATGAAATATAAGGTAGTAGTTGTAGATGACCATATCCTGTTTGCTCAAGCACTTGAGAATTTGGTGAATAATTTTGAGGAATTTCACGTGCTTTATCATGCTAAAAATGGTCAGGAGTTTCTTCAAAACCTGGAGCAGTCAGAGCATCCGCATATTGCACTAATGGATATTAATATGCCTGTGCTTAACGGTATAGAAACCATGAAAGTGCTTAATAAAGATTATCCGGATATTAAGGTTTTGGCTTTATCTATGGATAATGATGAACATACCATTATAAAAATGCTCAAAGCAGGAGCTAAAGGCTACTTGCTTAAAGATATTCATCCTACTGCTTTTCACAGTGCATTAAAAACAGTTATAAAGAAAGGGTTCTACTACTCTGATGAAGTGGCCAATACCGTGATGACTTCTATGCACAAACCAGAAAATGATGAAATTCAATTAAAGGAAAGAGAGATTGAATTTCTTAAACTGGTATGCACCGAGAAGACATATAAGGAAATTGCTTCAGAAATGTGTCTTAGCCCTAAGACCATTGATGGCTACAGAGAGGCTTTATTTGAAAAATTACATGTAAAAAGTAGAATAGGGCTTGTACTTTATGCTATAAAACACCATCTTTATAAGATATAG
- a CDS encoding SusE domain-containing protein, with product MKTKYLYIIALFFIGLIACDKDDDLVVAHSPVPPELMISDSTIVLLEEQAEEEAIIFTRTSTDFGFDGAESYEIQFDTVSNFSSNMTPIEFDTSMEISYSVATFNSRSVQLGLTPNEVNTLYVRLKASVSEDVFVYSNIIELSVTPYQSSEVSAYADLYMIGPATEIGWGSASDAIPMFRDPENSFIYTFTGNFNEGELKLLGERGNWQPQWGSSMGSGGSGQLALQETSNDSEPPGITMSAGYQTISVNIQTMTYTIESYDVSSSPVYSSAGLSGSLFSDWNDIVPMTNSSFNPHIWTLNYDYDEYSDIQFRTDSEWWGTVSDPSALYGTVGKDKPNIWLNGGSYLVVFNDLTGQYIFIN from the coding sequence ATGAAAACAAAATATTTATATATAATCGCTCTATTTTTTATAGGACTAATAGCCTGCGATAAGGATGATGATTTAGTGGTAGCTCATTCTCCTGTTCCTCCTGAGCTTATGATATCAGACAGTACCATCGTACTTCTTGAAGAACAAGCTGAAGAAGAAGCTATTATTTTCACACGCACTTCAACAGACTTTGGCTTTGATGGTGCTGAAAGCTATGAAATTCAATTCGATACGGTATCTAATTTTTCTTCTAATATGACACCGATAGAATTTGACACTTCTATGGAAATTTCATACTCTGTAGCTACTTTTAACAGTAGAAGTGTACAATTAGGACTGACTCCTAATGAAGTAAACACTTTATATGTCAGGTTAAAGGCTTCAGTTTCTGAAGATGTATTTGTGTATTCAAACATTATTGAACTTTCAGTAACTCCTTATCAATCATCTGAGGTGTCAGCTTACGCTGACCTGTATATGATAGGACCTGCTACTGAAATTGGTTGGGGATCAGCCAGTGATGCTATTCCTATGTTCAGAGATCCTGAAAATAGCTTTATTTATACTTTCACTGGCAATTTTAATGAAGGTGAACTTAAGCTATTAGGAGAGAGAGGAAACTGGCAGCCACAATGGGGATCATCCATGGGATCCGGAGGATCGGGACAACTAGCTTTACAGGAAACCAGTAATGATTCAGAACCTCCAGGTATTACAATGTCAGCTGGATATCAAACCATTTCAGTTAATATCCAAACCATGACCTATACTATAGAAAGCTATGATGTGAGCTCTTCTCCTGTATACTCCAGTGCTGGTTTATCTGGATCACTTTTTAGTGATTGGAATGACATTGTACCTATGACTAATTCATCATTCAATCCCCACATTTGGACACTCAATTATGACTATGATGAATATTCAGATATTCAATTTAGAACTGATTCTGAGTGGTGGGGAACCGTGAGTGATCCAAGTGCTCTATATGGTACCGTAGGAAAAGATAAACCAAATATATGGTTAAATGGAGGGTCTTACCTAGTAGTTTTCAACGACTTAACTGGTCAATATATTTTTATAAACTGA
- a CDS encoding RNA polymerase sigma factor, with the protein MVGYIQKKERLRSFNTEETPRHQENTFPDELVWDEFRKGSESAFIAIYNKFFQILYNYGRQLSGDKELIKDCIQNTFITIRTSRRKLPAVLSVQAYLLKSFRYNLLRELKKNKKNTSHEDAPLDFDLQASAEHILIEKQIQESQIRKMEESINQLSLRQKEAIYYYYYNNLTYLEIKDIMGFKSIEATRNLLYRAITTLRKFF; encoded by the coding sequence ATGGTTGGATACATACAAAAAAAGGAACGGCTTCGCAGTTTCAATACTGAAGAAACTCCCAGACATCAAGAGAACACATTTCCCGATGAGCTCGTATGGGATGAGTTCAGGAAAGGAAGTGAATCTGCTTTTATAGCTATTTACAATAAGTTTTTTCAAATTCTTTATAATTATGGAAGACAACTTAGTGGAGATAAAGAGCTAATAAAAGATTGTATCCAAAACACTTTTATCACTATACGCACCTCCAGGCGCAAGCTTCCTGCGGTTCTATCGGTTCAGGCTTATTTACTTAAGTCTTTTAGGTATAATCTTCTCAGAGAGTTAAAGAAGAATAAGAAAAACACCTCTCATGAAGACGCCCCGCTTGATTTTGACCTTCAGGCGTCAGCAGAACATATTCTGATAGAAAAACAAATTCAGGAAAGTCAGATCCGAAAAATGGAAGAATCGATCAATCAACTTTCATTAAGACAAAAAGAGGCCATTTATTACTATTATTATAACAACCTTACATACTTAGAAATTAAGGATATAATGGGTTTCAAAAGTATAGAAGCTACCAGAAACCTGCTTTACAGAGCCATTACCACGCTTAGAAAATTTTTCTGA